AGCGTCGATAAACCCTACTACTCCGTTTTCGAACCGCATCATAATCTCCATGAAATCTTCGAAGCGATGTTGCAGGGAACCAGCCCTAGCGTACACCTCTTCAACTTCGCTTTCCATCAAGTACCTCATTACGTCTATATCGTGGATCGCGGAGTCCTTGGTTACGCCTACGTCTCCCACCCTTTCCGGCCACCGAGTAACTCTCCTCGCCGTAAGTAATATGATTCGACCTAGGGCTCCTTCCTTTATCAAGTTTTTCAACGTGTGAACGGCTGGGTTAAACCTCTCGATGAACCCGACGGATAGATGTGCGCCCATCTTCTCAGATAGCTTGATGATTTCCCAAGCCTCTTGTAACGTGCTTGTCATGGGCTTTTCGACTAAGACGTGTTTGCGAGCCTCCAGGGCCCTTCGCGCTATGGCGTAGTGCGTGGTTGTCGGGGTGCATACTGTGATGGCTTCCACATCGTCCATGGATAGAACGTATTCTAGTTCGCTGTACACTGGTATCTGGTATTTGGCCTCAACTTCCCGGGCG
The sequence above is a segment of the Candidatus Bathyarchaeia archaeon genome. Coding sequences within it:
- a CDS encoding Gfo/Idh/MocA family oxidoreductase, whose product is GDLGEGWTGVQRCGKRGLDKVTVGVAVVGAGFWGKNHLRVLREVKGARVVGVCETDEKTAREVEAKYQIPVYSELEYVLSMDDVEAITVCTPTTTHYAIARRALEARKHVLVEKPMTSTLQEAWEIIKLSEKMGAHLSVGFIERFNPAVHTLKNLIKEGALGRIILLTARRVTRWPERVGDVGVTKDSAIHDIDVMRYLMESEVEEVYARAGSLQHRFEDFMEIMMRFENGVVGFIDANWLTPRKTRHLITTGIEATAMLDYITQEVTIEDSEKSIRPKVEWSEPLKLELQHFISSLEVGKKPYPNGVDGLKALEVCEAALKSSRENRVVKISELKP